The genome window CTGCCGGGGCAAGCGCTGGATCGCGGTGGACAGGTCCTCGGCGGGCGGTTTTCTCTTCCCCCTGGGCATGCTCCTGGACAACGGCATCCCGCCCCGGGACTTTTCGGACATCGAGTTCGCCCCCGGACCGGGCGGCAAGCAGGAAAAGGTGGTGCTGGCCGTGTTCGCCGGAGCCTTCGACATCGGCTCCATCCGCCAGGGGACCCTGGCCCTGCTCAAGGACAAGATCGACCTGAAGCGCATCCGGGTGCTGGCCCGCACGCGCCCCTACCCGAGCTGGGTATACGCCTGCCGCAAGGGCTTCCCGCCCGCCCAGGCCGCGCGCATCGCCGACGCCATGTTCGCCCTGGACATCAACCGGGCCGACGACGCCGTGATCCTCAACAACGCGGGCATACGGGGCATCATCCCGGCCGAGGACGGCGACTACGACCCGGTGCGGCAACTGGTGGAGCGCATCCGCGAGCAGGACGGAGGGTTCATCCCTTGATCAACATCGACAAGATACGCTTCAGCACCAAGATCGGGGTGGGCACCAGCCTCATCGTCGTGCTGGCCGCCGTGCTGCTGACCTTCACCTTCAGCGTGCTGGCCACCCGCGTGCTGCTGGACGAAGGCAAGAAGCACGGCCGCGTCCAGGCGGAAAACCTGGCCCTGCGCGCCGTGGACCCCATCCTCTCCGCCGACTTTCTCCAGCTCAAGGACCTGGTGGATTCCATCCGCAGCGTGGGCGACAACGTGGTCTATTCCTTTGTGCAGGACGAGGCTGGTAACGTGCTGGCCCATACGTTCACAGGGGGCTTTCCCGTGGACCTGCTCAAGGCCAACCACCTGGAACCGGCCCAGGACCTGAGCATCCGGCAGCTCGACAACGGCCAGATTCTCATCCTGGATTTCGCGGTGCCCGTACGCATCGGCCAGAGCCGCATCGGCACGGTGCGCCTGGGGCTTTCCCGCACCGGCGTCCAGCAGACCATCAACCAGCTGCTGCACCCGGTCATGGGAGTTTCCCTGGGCACCCTCATCGTGGCCGTGTTCCTGGGCACCCTGTTCGCCAACCGCATGACCCGGCGGCTCAACAACCTGCGGGCCCACGCCGAAGCCCTGGTCACGGGGGACCTCATGGCCCAGGCCGCGCCCAAGCCCACGGCCAACTGCTGGGAACTCATGAACTGCAACCTCAAGGAATGCGCGGCCTACGGCGACGACTCCCGCCCCTGCTGGCACACGGCCGGGAACCGGTCCACGCCCAAGCGCACCCCGGGGAGCTGCAGCCGCTGCCCGGTCTTCCTGACCAACGCGGGCGACGAGATCCAGGACCTGGCCGAAACCTTCGACTACCTGGCCCTGACCCTGCGCCTGCACCTGGAAGAGCTCTATGACACGGAAAAGGCCATGGCCCACCAGCAGGAACTGCTGCGCACCGTCCTGGACTCCACCCCGGACCATGTCTGCCTGCTGGACCGGGAGGGCATCATCCTGGCCCTGAACCGCGCCTATGCGAATTTCCTGGAACTGACGCCCACCGACGCCGTGGGCAAGCACGAACACTCCCTGCTGCCGAACAGCGATCCCCTCAACGACCCGGGCATGATCGAAGTCATCTTCCGCTCGGGCAGGCCCGTGAACCGCGAAGTGCAGGTGGAGCGCAACAACCGGCGCCTGTGGCTGCACGTCATCTGCGTGCCCGTGCGGGGCTCCTCGGGCGAAATCAACTCCGTGCTGCGCACCACCCGCGACATCACCGAGCTCAAGAGCTACCAGACCCAGCTCATCCAGTCCCAGAAGATGGAATCCCTGGGGACCATGGCCGGAGGCGTGGCCCACGAGATCAACACCCCGCTGGGCATCATCCTGGGCTATGCCCAGCTGCTGCTGGAGGACGTGCCCGAGGGCAACCCCATGCGCGACGACCTCAGGATCATCGAGAAGCAGACCCAGGTCTGCAAGCGCATCGTTGCCGGGCTGCTGGACTTTTCCCGCCAGGGCGGAAGCGAGACGCAGGGCATGTGCTTCAACAACTCGGTGCTGGAGGTGGTCTCCCTCATCAGCCACCCCTTC of Salidesulfovibrio onnuriiensis contains these proteins:
- a CDS encoding phosphate/phosphite/phosphonate ABC transporter substrate-binding protein; the protein is MHSKTAFLSCVLLLLCLVPCGCGGDEEYVRVDFSKREEMSLPVQTKAITYAYLPQYSHAISYGRHKLLIEYLSNATGLPFRQVYPDTFDEHVEMVKRGEIDISFSNPLIYLQLAQLGARAFARIVEPSGQPDFFGEIICRADSPIRTLRDCRGKRWIAVDRSSAGGFLFPLGMLLDNGIPPRDFSDIEFAPGPGGKQEKVVLAVFAGAFDIGSIRQGTLALLKDKIDLKRIRVLARTRPYPSWVYACRKGFPPAQAARIADAMFALDINRADDAVILNNAGIRGIIPAEDGDYDPVRQLVERIREQDGGFIP
- a CDS encoding ATP-binding protein, translating into MINIDKIRFSTKIGVGTSLIVVLAAVLLTFTFSVLATRVLLDEGKKHGRVQAENLALRAVDPILSADFLQLKDLVDSIRSVGDNVVYSFVQDEAGNVLAHTFTGGFPVDLLKANHLEPAQDLSIRQLDNGQILILDFAVPVRIGQSRIGTVRLGLSRTGVQQTINQLLHPVMGVSLGTLIVAVFLGTLFANRMTRRLNNLRAHAEALVTGDLMAQAAPKPTANCWELMNCNLKECAAYGDDSRPCWHTAGNRSTPKRTPGSCSRCPVFLTNAGDEIQDLAETFDYLALTLRLHLEELYDTEKAMAHQQELLRTVLDSTPDHVCLLDREGIILALNRAYANFLELTPTDAVGKHEHSLLPNSDPLNDPGMIEVIFRSGRPVNREVQVERNNRRLWLHVICVPVRGSSGEINSVLRTTRDITELKSYQTQLIQSQKMESLGTMAGGVAHEINTPLGIILGYAQLLLEDVPEGNPMRDDLRIIEKQTQVCKRIVAGLLDFSRQGGSETQGMCFNNSVLEVVSLISHPFELDGVHILKDMDDRMPIINGSPEQLKQVWVNLLTNARDAMPQGGLILVRSRLMRDEGIIMFQVIDTGEGIPPSIITQIFDPFFSTKGVDKGTGLGLAISFGIIEAHGGTIAVDSPVPLEDYPHKPEDMKNIHLGPGTMFTVRLPLDYSDDDTEPLQGE